Proteins encoded together in one Etheostoma cragini isolate CJK2018 chromosome 11, CSU_Ecrag_1.0, whole genome shotgun sequence window:
- the LOC117952814 gene encoding uncharacterized protein LOC117952814, whose protein sequence is MAMFGKVLEPVGYMQTVRVLVQGICSYLGDSATAEESEGAKKNLDHIDQELGASGHGLLDDQEVHRLEDDLAVVYYQLGTAVRAQSDFTKKETEVFLQYVQDYRLERQLTALYNRLMGVSALTDQPTLLEELILSRKPKRWELREFCVKINFVLGTGLLCLFTQASLTGRDQALLMKTWSDRMAALYRKMKNTGGRCLGYFLQQAEGDIRLQLQEAVQNRAPPEEAAGSILKTLEKNYDWLRWAVMLHPAVGTMEDEKDEKDEKVEKDEETHEEKEEKEGVLPQQQPDNFISVASEAPIPHVVACYRDTPTSLDKSRIHQLIVDLEWKIPNPPPEVYASIEEDPGRARRYLASRMLRKLQEGLGSGVSVHVVPGRMEMKCNFPPASYYLYWYKHRLASGTVCVFG, encoded by the exons ATGGCGATGTTTGGGAAGGTTTTGGAGCCAGTGGGCTACATGCAGACTGTGAG GGTCCTGGTTCAGGGCATCTGCTCCTATCTGGGCGACAGCGCCACAGCAGAGGAGAGTGAGGGGGCCAAGAAGAACCTGGACCACATCGATCAGGAACTGGGAGCATCGGGACACGGCCTGCTGGACGACCAGGAGGTCCACCGGCTGGAGGACGACCTGGCAGTGGTGTACTACCAGCTGGGCACAGCG GTGAGGGCCCAGTCAGACTTCACCAAGAAGGAGACGGAGGTGTTTCTGCAGTACGTGCAGGACTACCGACTGGAGAGGCAGCTGACAGCTCTATACAACCGTCTGATGGGAGTGTCGGCGCTGACCGACCAGCCCACGCTGCTGGAAGAGCTCATACTGAGTCGCAAGCCCAAACGCTGGGAGCTGAGGGAGTTCTGTGTCAAG ATAAACTTTGTCCTGGGCACCGGTCTCCTGTGCCTCTTTACACAGGCTTCTCTGACAGGCAGAGACCAGGCTCTGCTGATGAAGACCTGGTCTGACCGGATGGCTGCCCTCTACAGGAAGATGAAAAACACCGGAGGCCGCTGCTTAGGCTACTTTTTGCAGCAGGCTGAGGGGGATATACGGCTGCAACTCCAAGAGGCCGTGCAGAACCGTGCACCCCCGGAAGAGGCAGCGGGGAGCATTCTAAAGACCCTGGAGAAGAACTATGATTGGCTGCGCTGGGCGGTGATGCTCCACCCTGCCGTGGGAACCATGGAGGATGAGAAGGACGAGAAGGACGAGAAGGTTGAGAAGGACGAGGAGacacatgaagaaaaagaagaaaaggaaggtgTGCTGCCACAACAGCAGCCCGACAATTTCATTTCTGTGGCATCTGAAGCACCAATCCCCCACGTGGTGGCGTGCTATCGTGACACGCCCACTTCGTTGGACAAGAGCCGTATCCACCAGCTTATCGTGGACCTGGAGTGGAAGATCCCCAACCCGCCACCTGAGGTGTACGCTTCCATCGAGGAAGACCCAGGCAGAGCGCGGCGCTACCTGGCCTCACGCATGCTGAGGAAGCTGCAGGAGGGGCTGGGATCTGGTGTGTCTGTCCACGTGGTGCCGGGCAGGATGGAGATGAAGTGCAACTTCCCACCAGCCTCCTACTACCTCTATTGGTACAAACACCGGCTGGCCTCgggcacagtgtgtgtgtttggatga